The Coleofasciculaceae cyanobacterium genomic sequence TCCCCTCAGGCACTGCCCAAACATCTCCTGTAAAACCAAGTGACTCTAATAGCTGCCAAAATTCCTGGGGTGCATGATCGAAAATACCTGTCTCTTGCAACGCTTGAATTTGTTCTGAGTTAAAGCTCAATTGCTCTAGATATTCCAACGCCTGAGCCAACCCCATAGCAATTAAATAGCCAAAATTATTAGGTAAACGTCGCACAAATAATTCAAAACTGGCTCTTTTGTTAGCAATACCCTCTCCCGTATAGCACGCCGTCATAGTTAGTTGATATAGATCTGTTAATAAAGAATAGTCTTGGGGGTTTATATTAAGCCCATCTTGTGCTATATTTGTTTTCACAATAATAATTTAAAATATTTTTGGTATTTATTACTATAATTATACTCGTAAGAAATTATATATTGTCAAGTTCAATAATATCTAAAGATTAAAACAGAGCAGACGAAAGCTAAAAATCATTAAAGGCAAAGGTTTTAGAAATTAGTCAAGGGAGTGCGATCGCACTTATTAAATCAAAGCAATTGAACCAAGTTGAACTTTGGTCTGTTAAATACAAGAATAATCAACTTAGTTTTTAAATTTTTGCCAGTAACATTCTGCTTATTATTTGTAACTTCGCTCTTGTTCTTACTTACGATGAAATCATTACTAATTAAGACTGTCGAATACCGAGATGAAATAGCTGCAATTAAGCACATTAGAACCAAAGTATTTCAGTCAGAACAAGGAGTATCGGCAGAGTTGGAGTTTGATGGTTTGGATGATGCCGCAGTTCATTTGCTGGCATACCTCGATGATCGCGCGGTGGGTACAGCCAGAATTAGAAATATAGATGATATTACAGCAAAAATAGAAAGATTAGCCGTGTTGCCTGAAGCCAGAAAGCGAGGTATTGGCAAAAAATTGATGGCATCAGCCTTAGAAACTATTTCCGCTCAGAATAAATCTCAGGTAATAGTTCATGCTCAAGAATATATTGCACAGTTATATCGGCAGTTGGGGTTTGAAGTAATAGGAGCAAGATTTACCGAAGCAGGTATTGCTCATGTGAAAATGCTCGCGCAGCTATCTTGAACCAATTAGGTCTTGATTTATGCCACAGCTCGATAAATCCGTATTACGGCGTAACATTCTGCAACAAAGACAGTCTCTATCCGCCGCTCAATGGCAAGCAAAAAGCAGTTTAATTTGCGATCGCCTTAAAGCTGATAGTTTATTTAAAAAGGCGCGTACTATTCTGGCATACTTCAGCTTTCGTCAGGAAGCAGATCTTGCCTTATTATTTGATTTAAACAAAAACTGGGCTTTCCCTCGCTGCGTTGGCAAATCCTTGGTTTGGCATTCGTGGCAGCC encodes the following:
- a CDS encoding GNAT family N-acetyltransferase codes for the protein MKSLLIKTVEYRDEIAAIKHIRTKVFQSEQGVSAELEFDGLDDAAVHLLAYLDDRAVGTARIRNIDDITAKIERLAVLPEARKRGIGKKLMASALETISAQNKSQVIVHAQEYIAQLYRQLGFEVIGARFTEAGIAHVKMLAQLS